Below is a window of Sceloporus undulatus isolate JIND9_A2432 ecotype Alabama chromosome 9, SceUnd_v1.1, whole genome shotgun sequence DNA.
GATCGGGACCGAAAAGAACAAAATCCCAACCTTAGAGAAACTCCAAGCCCGGAGTGATGGTTTGAGAGCTGGTAACCTTGGGTTCCCAATGGCAGCGTCAGCTTATTCCTCCCTCGAATATGATTATCAGCAGCGCCTGGGGAACAGTGGTTTAACCAAATTTGACTCCCAAGACAGTCAGGCCTCCTCTTACTTTGGAAGGGACAGGAGCCCCATTAGACGCTCACCCACGAGAGCAGGCTACGCCATTCCCATAACAGCGCAGCAAGCGGCCTACAGAGACCAGCCTTCCGCTTCCCTGGGAACAGCCTACAGAGACCAGTCCGCAGCAGCCCTCGGAATGGCCTACAGACCCCAGCCCACCACTGGGCAGGCAGCGATGTACAGAGCCCAGTCCTCGGCTATGCTTGGCAGTGCATACAAAGCCCAGGCCTCTGTTCCTCTGGGGACTTCAGGGGCCCAGCCGGCCGCCTCTGCCCTCACCTCCTACAACACCCAGGCAGCCGCCTATGGGGCCCAGGCAGCCGCTTCCCAAGTCTCTGCTTACGAGGCCCAGCCTGCCACAACATATGCAGCCGCTTACGGAGCCCAGGCTGCTGCAACATACGCAGCTTCCTACGGGGCTCAAGCGGCAGCGCTTTCTGCAACCTATGGGGCTCAGCCTGCAGCCAACCAGTCAGCCTTGTATAGTGCCCATGCTCTCTCGGCGCAGACGGCTTCGTATGGGGTCCAGCCCGCCGTTGGCCATGCCGCCGCTGCTTATGGGGCTCAGACTGCCTCTGCTCTGCCTGCTGCATACGGGGCGCAGTCTGCAGCAAGTCTGGCAGCTGCTTATAGTATGCAGGATGCTAGTGCTTCCTATAAGACCCAGCTGTCTGCCTCACTTCCAACAGCCTACAGAACACCAGTCGAGGCCGCCTATGCGGCGCAGCAGTCCGCTTCTGTTCCCTTAGCAGCAGGTTACCGAGCCCAGCCAGCATACAATGGCCTGACTCAGCCTGCGCAGCAGGTGGCTCCGTCTTCAGGGATGTTGCAGTCCGAAGTCGCCAGCCTGCACCCGCAGTACGAACGCGCCCGCCTGTCCCCGCCACCACGCGGTAGCCGTGAGGATCTCTACCGGAAAGCGGCTGCGATGAATAAGAGGTATGCAGCTGAATCAGGGCAATGCTTTGCAGATCCATCATGCCTTCTCTCTCCTAGGATCTCTACACTTTCAGTGTGACCCGAAGGAGTCTTCCTTCTGCCGGCTCTGGGAGTTGTTTGGAAGGAAGGGTGGGTTGGATTTGGGGCTCATCCTTTCCTACCATGGCTTTGTGGTTGATTCCTCTTTTggttcagctcagctttaaaacCTTTTCTGTGCATTATGCTTCAaggagggaggcaaggagggGCTGCATTTTACCATCTTTCCCTGGCTgcattttttctgtgtctttgtcGAAGTGTTCAGTAACAAATTGCGGGGCTGGAAAATCCCTGGGTAGAGAGGGGTTTCAGAAAGGTTTTCACCAACCTTTGTAGGTCTTAGAAGGAAAGTAGACTCATGCGCCTCCAAAATTGATTTTACAAACAAGAGATGCGGTGGCTGGATTTCTTCACTATGTTAGGCCTGAGGCTAGTCTTTCCATTTTAAGCAGGCAGAC
It encodes the following:
- the LOC121916233 gene encoding RNA-binding protein 14-like isoform X1 encodes the protein MHSGVKVFVGNVPEETSQVELRELFEAAEPGGAVLKVALMKQFAFVHLRDEAAADRAIAKLNGHLLHGHRVVVEHSRPRPTHTVKVFVGNVSAACTSGELRTLFQEFGPVVECDIVKDYAFVHMEKDEDARAAIEHLNGRDVKGKRINVELSNKAHKRGPAGPGGQLGIGTEKNKIPTLEKLQARSDGLRAGNLGFPMAASAYSSLEYDYQQRLGNSGLTKFDSQDSQASSYFGRDRSPIRRSPTRAGYAIPITAQQAAYRDQPSASLGTAYRDQSAAALGMAYRPQPTTGQAAMYRAQSSAMLGSAYKAQASVPLGTSGAQPAASALTSYNTQAAAYGAQAAASQVSAYEAQPATTYAAAYGAQAAATYAASYGAQAAALSATYGAQPAANQSALYSAHALSAQTASYGVQPAVGHAAAAYGAQTASALPAAYGAQSAASLAAAYSMQDASASYKTQLSASLPTAYRTPVEAAYAAQQSASVPLAAGYRAQPAYNGLTQPAQQVAPSSGMLQSEVASLHPQYERARLSPPPRGSREDLYRKAAAMNKRYNTDLSDDRRLADLSDFRHLADSPHAYRHSPTKAQLDYRRLPEMQSDYARYAGAYGDYLRSAQLQLHASYQRRL
- the LOC121916233 gene encoding RNA-binding protein 14-like isoform X2 produces the protein MSPNQYSRHGSMRPFRKLSSLKLSQDYAFVHMEKDEDARAAIEHLNGRDVKGKRINVELSNKAHKRGPAGPGGQLGIGTEKNKIPTLEKLQARSDGLRAGNLGFPMAASAYSSLEYDYQQRLGNSGLTKFDSQDSQASSYFGRDRSPIRRSPTRAGYAIPITAQQAAYRDQPSASLGTAYRDQSAAALGMAYRPQPTTGQAAMYRAQSSAMLGSAYKAQASVPLGTSGAQPAASALTSYNTQAAAYGAQAAASQVSAYEAQPATTYAAAYGAQAAATYAASYGAQAAALSATYGAQPAANQSALYSAHALSAQTASYGVQPAVGHAAAAYGAQTASALPAAYGAQSAASLAAAYSMQDASASYKTQLSASLPTAYRTPVEAAYAAQQSASVPLAAGYRAQPAYNGLTQPAQQVAPSSGMLQSEVASLHPQYERARLSPPPRGSREDLYRKAAAMNKRYNTDLSDDRRLADLSDFRHLADSPHAYRHSPTKAQLDYRRLPEMQSDYARYAGAYGDYLRSAQLQLHASYQRRL